In Poecilia reticulata strain Guanapo linkage group LG17, Guppy_female_1.0+MT, whole genome shotgun sequence, the following proteins share a genomic window:
- the yeats2 gene encoding YEATS domain-containing protein 2 — translation MSGIKRKIEGNDPDYDDISLVQSNKRNKTAEHNAREATVQRIENIIREQFSLEMKNKEHEIDVISQRLNEARRMMDKLRACIVANYFASSGITKPPEHTLKSDPAVLNHPAIRRFLESPSRSSSPLNQGSETQSLAHSECESLSQQGDGTERNGEGTWKEDGGKQERRPGRNTGKDTFGVPSPMDVEQRVTYHTTGDEASRLYVKKTIVVGNVSKYIPPDKREENDQSTHKWMVYVRGSRREPSIDHFVKKVWFFLHPSYKPNDLVEVSEPPFHLTRRGWGEFPVRIQIHFKDSRNKRIDIIHQLKLDRTYTGLQTLGAETVVDVELHRDSLGEDYIPKRSSSSNKASLKAASPMSTPSLAQTYGXPSSPVSHDFGAEKGSPSAKQAQGARSPAPKVHTGTFLSSGVKVIIKQEPGEVSTQQQQMVSTVTSQQQPAAAAAAAAHQFVTVKGGHMISMSSQKRTGEATGSTTSKMLGIPVSSTLQSSVKQVAISSGQILVAKGSPSVSKVMAGKQVLAQGVAKAIVSGTGSITAQQGGAKAAGGSGGKSGVMATLQLPANNLANLANLPPGTKLYLTTNSKNPSGKGKLLLIPQGAILRASGASKTSHQSQSGPSAGASSSQNSSSSSSSGSLPSNLSYTSYILKQTPQGTFLVGQPSQGSGKQGSSSSAGQSGSSTATSTQQAIRVTAGQKAAILAQVVGSSQGAQLKLSDGSVKTVTAAGAGHMSKPGTTTLRMTGGVITAASSTPVSAAGAAASQQQAXDGGKPASQPHSLLVSANQAAVISAAKSSSAAGGGGLSKAAVASLVKGAATVTKSAASSSGAVVTLAKGVTNMPVISMSKGAGVGAMVGVPKSSSTPLVSASSLVGGVATGGGKTSAALSGMLKIHSAGSSSQQTVLTIPANQLKQLGVGSGSAGLQTIFMPVGKVVSKGPVSNTLSSSSSSLLTPHGAAAAGAAPNAASQVPSSLVPPLAQVKTEPSVGPAITAGPSTPVSTPAPPAAHVPSAATAVKQEQGADTSAHDLINTEHIETMMQLLTAVVKKFPLIVPDKTEDSHPFCASSVEQYYSWNIGKRRASELQRAVAVKRVVQDVLDRSPRLQALTPPKTKEVVQWCRQRGYTPPDPEPQHRNDDESIEDILTQIDNEPECPSTLSSYNELLLRLEQMQALLKTEPEEEDDEIVDIVTMTPPCQKLKVKEEEQETDVEPKFFLGPCISSQFVSETAQQIGVLFQPVEVEKSVFAPVIEAMILKATEQFASDILREALAGAHAKSPPNRPPREITAMNIHQAVSSIPTCDFLTNAHMGYLTKDN, via the exons ATGtcaggaattaaaaggaaaatagaaGGCAATGACCCAGACTATGATGACATTTCACTGGTTCAAAGtaataagagaaataaaacggCTGAACATAATG ctcGAGAAGCGACTGTACAGAGAATTGAAAACATCATTAGGGAGCAGTTTTCTTTGGAAATGAAGAACAAAGAGCATGAAATAGATGTTATAAGTCAG CGCCTAAATGAAGCCAGGAGAATGATGGACAAGCTACGGGCATGCATAGTGGCAAATTACTTTGCCAGTTCTGGAATAACAAAGCCTCCAGAG CACACCTTGAAAAGTGACCCTGCAGTGTTGAACCATCCGGCCATCCGTCGGTTCCTGGAGTCTCCGTCCCGTTCCTCTTCCCCTCTCAACCAGGGCTCGGAAACGCAATCCCTGGCCCATTCAGAGTGTGAATCTCTCTCACAGCAAGGAGACGGCACTGAGAGGAACGGAGAGGGAACGTGGAAAGAGGACGGCGGCAAGCAGGAGCGCAGACCTGGACGAAACACGGGCAAA gACACATTTGGTGTGCCTTCACCCATGGACGTAGAGCAGAGGGTGACCTACCACACTACTGGAGATGAAGCCTCCAGACTCTATGTTAAGAAGACCATTGTTGTCGGAAACGTATCCAA GTACATCCCCCCTGATAAGCGGGAAGAGAACGACCAGTCGACCCACAAGTGGATGGTGTACGTCAGAGGCTCGAGGAGAGAGCCGAGCATCGACCACTTTGTGAAGAAAGTCTGGTTCTTTTTGCACCCCAGCTACAAACCCAACGACCTGGTGGAAGTCAG CGAGCCTCCCTTTCATTTAACACGACGCGGATGGGGGGAGTTTCCTGTGMGGATCCAGATCCACTTCAAAGACTCTCGCAACAAACGCATCGACATCATCCACCAGTTAAAG CTGGACAGAACATACACAGGCCTGCAGACACTGGGAGCAGAAACT GTGGTTGATGTGGAACTTCATAGAGATTCTCTCGGGGAAGACTACATCCCTAAGCGCTCCTCATCGTCCAACAAAGCGTCACTTAAAGCAGCCAGCCCCATGTCGACGCCCTCTCTGGCCCAGACGTACGGACAMCCCAGCTCTCCTGTCTCACATGATTTTGGTGCAGAAAAAG GAAGCCCGTCGGCCAAGCAGGCACAAGGCGCCCGCTCTCCAGCGCCTAAAGTTCACACTGGCACTTTCCTCTCGTCGGGGGTCAAG GTTATTATCAAGCAGGAGCCTGGGGAAGTTTCAACACAGCAACAGCAGATGGTTTCCACAGTAACCAGCCAGCAGCAacctgctgctgccgctgctgcggCGGCCCACCAGTTTGTCACAGTGAAAGGAGGTCACATGATCTCAATGTCGAGTCAGAAACGGACCGGAGAGGCCACAGGGTCCACAACTAGCAAG ATGTTGGGCATTCCTGTGAGCTCAACGCTTCAGTCTTCAGTGAAACAGGTCGCCATCAGCAGCGGACAGATTCTGGTTGCAAAGGGCAGCCCGTCCGTCTCCAAGGTGATGGCCGGGAAGCAGGTTTTGGCTCAGGGCGTCGCCAAAGCCATCGTCAGTGGAACTGGGAGCATCACCGCCCAGCAAGGTGGCGCCAAGGCTGCCGGTGGTTCAGGCGGCAAGAGTGGAG ttatgGCCACTCTTCAGCTGCCAGCAAACAATTTAGCCAACCTGGCTAATTTGCCTCCAGGTACCAAACTCTACCTAACCACCAATAGCAAGAACCCGTCAGGGAAGGGGAAGCTGCTTCTCATTCCACAAGGAGCCATCCTCAGAGCCTCCGGTGCAAGTAAGACGA GTCACCAGTCCCAGAGCGGCCCGTCAGCAGGTGCAAGCAGCTCTCAGAactcctcatcctcctcatcttcagGCAGTCTRCCTTCAAACCTCTCCTACACGTcttacattttgaaacaaaccCCACAG GGTACTTTCCTGGTCGGTCAGCCATCACAGGGATCAGGGAAGCAGGGCAGTTCCAGTTCAGCAGGTCAATCTGGATCATCTACAGCCACGTCCACCCAGCAGGCTATCCGGGTGACGGCTGGACAGaaggcggccatcttggctCAG GTTGTTGGCAGCTCGCAGGGAGCACAGCTGAAGCTGTCCGACGGCTCTGTAAAGACTGTAACAGCAGCGGGAGCGGGTCACATGTCCAAGCCTGGTACCACCACACTGAGGATGACGGGGGGAGTCATCACAGCTGCTTCCTCCACTCCTGTTAGTGCAGCAGGGGCAGCAGCAAGTCAACAGCAG GCCAMTGATGGCGGGAAGCCTGCCTCTCAGCCCCACTCACTTCTGGTGTCAGCCAACCAAGCAGCAGTCATCAGTGCAGCCAAGAGCTCCAGCGCAGCCGGAGGCGGCGGCCTGTCCAAGGCAGCGGTTGCCTCTTTGGTCAAAGGAGCTGCCACTGTGACGAAGAGCGCTGCGAGTTCCAGCGGGGCGGTCGTGACGCTTGCTAAAGGGGTCACAAATATGCCTGTCATCAGCATGTCCAAAGGAGCAGGAGTGGGCGCCATGGTGGGTGTGCCCAAAAGCAGCAGCACGCCGTTAGTTTCTGCATCGTCGTTAGTCGGCGGGGTGGCAACTGGAGGAGGAAAGACGAGTGCTGCACTGTCAG GTATGCTGAAGATTCACTCTGCAGGCTCCAGCTCCCAGCAGACAGTCTTAACAATCCCTGCTAACCAGCTGAAGCAGCTGGGAGttggctctggttctgctgggctGCAAACCATATTCATGCCTGTTGGTAAAG TGGTGTCTAAAGGCCCAGTCTCCAAcactctctcctcctcctcctcctctttgttGACACCccatggagctgctgcagcaggagccGCCCCAAACGCCGCCAGCCAGGTGCCCTCCTCCCTCGTCCCGCCTCTGGCACAAG TGAAAACGGAACCAAGCGTTGGTCCTGCCATCACAGCCGGACCGTCGACGCCGGTCTCTACGCCGGCTCCACCCGCAGCCCATGTCCCTTCTGCAGCTACTGCTGTTAAGCAGGAGCAAGGCGCAGACACCTCTGCACACGATCTGATCAA CACCGAGCACATAGAAACAATGATGCAGCTGCTGACTGCTGTAGTGAAGAAGTTCCCTCTGATTGTACCAGATAAAA cCGAAGACTCCCATCCATTTTGTGCCTCTTCGGTAGAACAGTATTACTCCTGGAATATTGGCAAGCGCAGAGCATCAGAG ctccaacGWGCCGTCGCGGTGAAGCGGGTCGTGCAGGACGTGCTGGACCGCTCGCCCCGCCTGCAGGCCCTCACACCGCCAAAGACCAAAGAGGTCGTGCAGTGGTGCCGGCAGAGGGGTTACACTCCACCTGACCCAGAACCCCAGCACAGGAATGACGACGAGTCCATCGAGGACATTCTCACGCAGATCGATAACGAACCYG AGTGCCCTTCGACCCTCAGCAGCTACAAcgagctgctgctgcggctaGAGCAGATGCAAGCCTTGCTGAAGACCGAACCCGAAGAGGAAGACGATGAAATCGTCGACATTGTCACAATGACTCCTCCCTGCCAGAAGYTGAAGGTCAAAGAAGAGGAGCAGGAAACTGACGTGGAGCCTAAGTTTTTCCTCGGCCCCTGCATATCCTCTCAGTTCGTCAGCGAAACGGCCCAGCAG ATCGGGGTACTATTTCAACCAGTGGAAGTGGAGAAGAGCGTGTTTGCTCCAGTAATCGAAGCAATGATTTTGAAG